GCGATCGTTATCGACTCTCTGCTCCTCACGATCCTCGCCACTCCCGCTGACCCACGCCACCTAAACTCACTCGAACTCACCCACCCTAACACATACGCGTTCGCCTGGCACCGCGACGTGCCCCCCCACCACTCATGATCGAACGCCTGGCACCCGATCTTCTCAACCATGATCGAACGCCTGGCACCCGATCTTCTCAATCGTGATCGAACGCCTGGCACCCGATCTTCTCAACCATGATCGAACGCCTGGCACCCGATCTTCTCAACCATGATCGAACGCCTGGCACCCGATCTTCTCAACCATGATCGAACGCCTGGCACCCGATCTTCTCAATCATGATCGAACGCCTGGCACCCGTACATCCCCGATCAGGGACGCAACTCCAACTGCGTCATCACCTGCTCCCCATGCACGTTGAAATCGATCACGTTAAAGCGCAACGCGTTGGCAAACCCTCCCGGATTCCCCAGCTGGTGCGTCCCCAGCGCGTAGTCCACCGGCATCACATCGTGCTTATGACCATGCAGAATCAGTGAATACGGATCGATCAGGTCAATCGCCTCGATCAACTCATCCGCGCCATCGGCCGGCTCCATCAAGCCTCCAAATGACTTCGTCGCGCTGCGCGGATGCCAGTCCGAGCTGATATGATGGTGCAACAACGTCACCAGCCGTCGCCCCTCCACCTGAGCCCGGTGCCGCTCAATCCAGTCCAGAGCCTCCGGATAGATCCGCCCCACCGTGTTCGGCAACCACCGCTCCAGATAATGTCGGTCATCCACCGGATCCCGATTGCTGTCCAACGCCAGCAACGCCACGCCACCCGGCAGCTCCTTGAGCATCGGCTCACGCGGTGTCACCACCGGAAAAAAGTGCTCCATCGGCTCACTGGGATAACTCTCATAGATATTAAAACGGTCGTGATTTCCCGGAATCACCGTCAGCCGGTCCTCCCCCCACCACCCGGTCACCTCCAGCGCCGCACGCACATCCAAAAACTCCTCCGCCAGCCCGCAGTGCACCAGATCGCCTGTGATCACCAGGTGGTCCACCCCCAGCCGATGCAGCCCCACCAGCGTCTTGCGCACAAGCCCGTTGTAGAGCTTGCGCGCCGAGCGATAATGATGCCCCACCTCATTGGAGATCGCCGAGATCTCATGCGAGATGTTCTGCAACGAGACATGCGGCGAGATCAGATCGCGGAGTCGACTGACCAGCTCCACCTCCCCGGGCACATGCAGATCGGTGAGCTGCGCCAGCCTCAAGATCGTATTCTCCGGACGGCGCAGATCCCGCGGCCGCGTCTTATCCGTGCAGTCAATCCATTTGAATATTGCTCCCGGCATGCTCATGCCTGGCCCTCGACGCTTTGCTTACAGGTTATCCCCCTCCTCCGATCCGCTCACAACGATCTCAGCCTGCCAGACTCTCCGAGTCTTCTTCCAGACCGATATGGCGCACCCACTCCGGATACTTTCGCTCCAGAAAACGATCGGTCAACACCGCCTGCGCCGCCTCACACAGATCGTAGATCAGGGCCACATTGAGCGACGCTCCCAGCAGCGCCCCCACCACCGGCAACGCCCGCGACGGTGCAGCCTCCACCGCCCGTCGCTGCAAATTGCGCGTCACCGCCCTCTTGGCCATCTCGCC
The sequence above is drawn from the Lujinxingia sediminis genome and encodes:
- a CDS encoding metallophosphoesterase family protein, whose amino-acid sequence is MSMPGAIFKWIDCTDKTRPRDLRRPENTILRLAQLTDLHVPGEVELVSRLRDLISPHVSLQNISHEISAISNEVGHHYRSARKLYNGLVRKTLVGLHRLGVDHLVITGDLVHCGLAEEFLDVRAALEVTGWWGEDRLTVIPGNHDRFNIYESYPSEPMEHFFPVVTPREPMLKELPGGVALLALDSNRDPVDDRHYLERWLPNTVGRIYPEALDWIERHRAQVEGRRLVTLLHHHISSDWHPRSATKSFGGLMEPADGADELIEAIDLIDPYSLILHGHKHDVMPVDYALGTHQLGNPGGFANALRFNVIDFNVHGEQVMTQLELRP